The DNA segment AGGGTCCGGCGCGCCTGCTGTTCGCGCCGGACCTGGTGGGCACCAGCGTGGAGATCGCCGACCGGCTGCACGCGCACGCGGGGTTCCGCGAGGTGGACGAGGTGGCGTTCGCGCTGCCGTTCACCTTCCGGCACGAGGACTACGTACAGATCCTCACCGACATCGCGACGAAGCTCGGCCCCGCGCTGGGGCGCGCTGACGGCGGGCACCTCAGCGGCTGATCACCAGGGGTCCGGTGACGTACTCGTCGAGGGGTCTCTGTTCGGAGGACGATCGCCGGCGGTGTCGGTGAGCTGGGATGTGACAGCGGGCTGGTGGAGGAGTTCGGGTGAGGACCCCCGACGGGCTGGATGAGTGTCGCTGATGTGGGACCAGACAGGCCCGTCCGGTCTGCAGGCGCAGTTGGCACAGGAAATGCCGAGCAGCGTCACAGCGTTCGCGTTCGGGCAGAGCGTTCGGCTTGTGCGTGGGGTCATTGAATGACCCGGAGCGACATGATGTCGGCCGTGTCGTGTTGTGGGACGGTCAGCAGCTGGACACATCAGTTGCCGTTGACGTGCCACTCACGGACACACACGGAGCGATCATTTCGGCAGGGGATCTTGGGGCCGCCCTGCGAAGCGCAGTGGCCGACTTGTCCGACGGCGAGGTCGAGGAGGCACCACGCGATGCCTTCGGAATCCCGGCGGTCGACGCCTAGCCGTTCCGGGAGTGAACCGCGACGGAACTGACTTGGTCGAGGCGCCCACGGCTGTGCGCTGGTCCCTGACTGTCGGTCGGGGCGGACCCGCCCAGGAAGAGTCACCAGGGACGACGTGAACTCTCCAGAGGCTTCACAGCCACGGCCCGACCGATGTGCGAGCTGCCGCCCGTCGAGCAGGTCCTGGGGGACGCAGCAGCGTCGTGCCGACCCGGGCCTGGGTGATGGTGCCGGGCTCGCCGTGGATGCCGGAGGTGCCGAACCGTGCGTCGCGCTTGTCATCTATCGCGCCGAGGGCGAACGGTTCGGCCCGCTGTCCCCGCCGTCGCGGCCTGTTCGCCGTCGTATGGCCCGCCCCCCGACACTGCGGCCGTGAGGGTACTTCCCCACCGCCGGGGGAGCCTGTCGGCGGATTCGATGCTCACAGATCGTCGCCGCGCTCAGTGGTGGCTTGCCGCGTCGATGTACATCCTGGTGACGCCGGCGATGAGGACGCGGCTGCCGGCGGGGCTGAGAGCCTGGGCCTGAAGGCGGTCGTGCAACACGCTGTAATGCTGCACGTCGGACGGCTCGTCCAGGTAGGGGTCGCTGGTGAACCGTCCCAGACACACCACCTCCGCCGCGGGACCGTCGGCGCACCGCGTGGGCGTAGGTGCCCGGATTCCTTGGCCATCTGCAGCAGGGCATCGGTGGCCTGCTGGTCCGTCACCCCGTAGAGCACACAGGTCGCGCACATCGCGGGGGGCTGATGGCGCGGCGGCCGTTCTCCAGGTGGCTGACCCTTGGGCTGGGACACCATGAGCTGCTCGGCCACTTCGGTGCTCTTCAGCCCACTGGCCTGGCGGAGCCGGCGGAGCTTCCTGGGCAGTGCGCCGACCTGGCGAGACGGTCCGTGCCCACGCCGACGCCAAGAGCTCGGTCTTCGCACCGTGGCCGTCTCGTTGATCAAGCGTGTGGTGCACAGCGTCTCGCGGGCCGGCAGTAGCGAGGCCACCGTCATCGACATTGCCTCGCCGGGTACGCGGAAGAGTGCCCCGAGCCGTAAGGCGGCGGCGCAAGAGCGTGCCTCACGGGGCAGGTACGCTAAGGCAGTTGCAGAAGCCTCCTCGCTCCATCCGGGTTCTCGCGGTGAGCCATGGCCTGCGGCGAACGGGTCTTCGGGCATGGGGAAAGAGACAGGGTGCTGATAGCGGGCCGATACCGGCTGCGGGACGTCATCGGGCGGGGGGCGATGGGCGAGGTCTGGCGCGCCGTCGACGAGATACTGGGCCGAACGGTCGCCGTGAAACTGATGCTCACCCAGCATGCCGACCCCACCGCGGTATCCCGCTTCCGGCTGGAGGCACAGACCGCCGGGCGCCTCAACCACCCCTACGTGGTCGGTGTCCGTGACTTCGGCGAGTACGACGACCGGCTGTTCCTGGTGATGGACCTGGTCGAGGGCGACAGTCTCGCCGGGGCGCTCAACGCTCAGGGAACCTTCCCTGCCGAACGCGTCGCCCGGGTCGCCGCCGAGGCCGCGGACGGGCTCGCCGCCGCCCACCGTCAGGGCATCGTCCACCGCGACATCAAGCCCGCCAACCTCCTGCTGGACGCCGACGGCACCCTGAAGATAGGCGACTTCGGCATCGCCCGCTTCCTGGACGACCCCGGCAACGCCCTCACCGCCACGGGCCAGATCGTCGGCACCAGCCTCTACCTCGCGCCCGAACGCGCCCTGGGCCGCCCTGCCGGCGCGGCCTCCGACGTCTACTCCCTGGGCTGCGTCCTCTACCAACTCCTCACCGGACGGCCGCCGTTCCAAGGCGACTCCGCACTCGCAGTGCTGCACCAGCACCTGGACGCCGTCCCCGTACCGCCCAGACAACTCTGCGCCGATCTCTCGCCCGCCTTCGAGAACTACCTGCTCGGCCTGCTGGCCAAGGAGCCTCAGGATCGGCCCACGGCCGAAGAAGCGGCGGCCTGGTTCGCACACGGCCACTGGCGCGGAGCCCCGGCGCCCCTCCCACGTGAACACGCCCGCCGCGACGAGCGACCCGCCCCCAGCGCGGCACTCGGCGGTCCCACGACGTCCCCGCGCACCGCGCCCGTCGGGAGTGCCTTGCCCCCCTCGACGGACACCGAGTGGACGACGAGCGTCCACCGAGCCGTGCCCCGCCGCACTCGCGCGTCACGGCCGCGCCGGACCGGACTCGTGGCCGCGCTGGGCACCGTCGCCCTGTTCGCCGTGGCGCTCCTCATCGGCATGAGCTGGTTCTCTCCTGACACCGGTGCGGCGAAGAAATCACAGGCCGATCCGTCGACTCCCGCCTCCTCCTCTCCGTCCGTACCGGCGTCCTCCGCCTCTTCGGCACAGCCCGCCGTACAGGAACCCCGGAAGCCGGACGACCACACCAAACCCTCGCCCGACGAACAGGGCAAGCCCGACAAGCCTGACAAGCACGCCGGCAAGGGCAAGGGCAAGGGCAAGCACTGACGAGAGCCGAGCATTGACGCATCCTGGAGGCCCGGAGCTTCGCTGACGCGGCGTACCCGCTTCGTGAGGTGGCCCTGGTGTGGCCCGCAGCCCCTTCGCGCAGGCCGGGGCGGAACAGCCCGGTGCGCAGGTCGGGGAGGAAGGCTTTCTGCACGATGCGGCGGAAGCGCCGGCGTTGGGCGAGGGTGGGGTGTCGGAGGTCGGCGGCGAAGCGGGGGAGTGAGTTCGACGAGCAGTGGCTTCGACGCTGCCTGAGCAACCCTGAAATGTGCTGCTGACTCGGCACGCTCATCCGTCCCCGCCTGAGCACTTTCCGGAGTGCGCCGGCAGGACGAAACGCGATGATCACGCATCCTGCTGGATCAGCGCGGCCGGCCGGTGAGGTCAGGGCTGCACGAGGCGGTGCAGTGCGAGGCGGGCCAGGGGCGCGTAGGTGAACAGGACGAGCCTCGGGCCGTGCATCGTCAGGCTGGTGGTGGTGCCGGGCCCCTGTGGCTGCACCTCGTGGTGCAGCCGGAGCTGGACGCGTCCAAGGCGTACGCGCCACGTCCAGGTGCGGCGGTCACCGTCGACGGCATCCACGACGAAGGCGGCGCGGATACCGGCGACCGATTCGACCGTGCCGCTCATACCGGGCCGCAGGCGGCGGGCAACGCAGTGCACTGTCTTGATGTGCGGAGACCACGACGCCCACTGGTCGACGCTCGCGTAGCGCTCCCAGGCCGTATCGGCACTGGCCGCGCCGCTGGCGCACAGGGTCACGCGCGCCATGACGGGTCAGAGCGCCGTCGGGGCGAGGGGCTGGTACGAGCTGGTGTCATCGGTCCGGTCCTGACGCTGGGTGAGGGCTGCGCCCGCGGTCTCGTCCCAGCATTCCGACGGGCATGGCGGCTGTCACGGCGAATTGCGGCAAAGGGAGCAGGACGCCTCGTGCACTCGGGCCCACGGACGAGGCGTTCGGGTGGCGGAGGTTTCCCGCCCGGTTCGGCCCCGAGCGTCGACCGGCTCAACAGGCCTTCCACAGCCCGCAGGGTCCACGGTCAGTTGGCGCCGCGTTCGGCGAGGGTGTGGGCGACAAGGGCGTTGGCGTGCCCGTGACCGAGGCCGTGCTTCTTCTCGATCGACGGGAAGTAGCTGGCGGGGCCCTTCAGCGGTGAGGTCATGACGCGGCGTCCTGTCTGTCTGAGTAGGTGGTCTCGGGGTGCTGCCGCGCGTGCGGGAACCGGGGCCGCTGTCGCAGCACGGTCGGGGCGAGGCCGGCCGGCCGGGCGATGGCTGCGGTGAGTGCGAGCAGGCCGAGGCCGGCCGCGGCGGTGAAGGCCGGCCGCCCGCGGCCGGTTGTGGGGCAGCTTGCCCAGCATGACCGGCGTGCCGAGGTGGCACGAACACGGTGACTGCCGTCGTCCCGCAGCGATCGTGTGCGGCTCAGAGGCTCGCGGTGTGATCGGGGACGTAGTTCTGCAGATCGCGCGGCGGTCGCTCGTATCCGGTCGACGGCGGCCGAGGCGGCAGTTCGAGAACCGGTGGCGGTACCTCGTGGTACGGCACGGAGTCCAGCAGGTGGGCGATCATGTTGAGGCGCGCGCGGTGCTTGTCGTCACTCTCGACGACGTACCAGGGAGCCTCGGCGGTGTCGGTGTGGACCATCATCGCGTCCTTCGCCCGTGAGTACGCCTCCCAGTGGGTGATCGACTCCAGGTCCATCGGCGACAACTTCCAGCGGCGCAGTGGATCCTCCAGCCGGCGCCGGAACCGCTCCTGCTGCTCGGTGTCGCTCACCGAGAACCAGTACTTGCGCAGCAGGATTCCGTCCTCCGCCAGCATCCGCTCGAAGATCGGGCACTGCCGCATGAAGAGTTGGTACTCCTCCTTGGTGCAGAAGCCCATCACATGCTCGACGCCGGCGCGGTTGTACCAGGACCGGTCGAAGAGCACGATCTCGCCGGCGGCCGGCAGATGCTCCACGTACCGCTGGAAGTACCACTGTGTACGCTCGCGCTCGGTCGGCGTCGGGAGTGCCGCGATCCGCGTCACCCGCGGATTGAGACGCTCCGAGACCCGCTTGACGGCGCCGCCCTTGCCCGCCGCGTCCCGTCCCTCGAAGACGACGACCAGCCGGGCGCCCTCCGCCCGCACCCACTCCTGCATCTTCGCCAACTCGGTCTGCAGACGCAGTAGTTCCTTCTCGTACGTTGCGCGCCGCAGGTTTGCCGCCTTCTTGCCGGCCATGCCGCTCCACCGCCTGCCGAGTCAGGACGTCACCCAGGACCAAGGTCGAACACCAGGACATCACCGTGGTTCCGACGCAGAACGCTACGCCACCGCGACAGGCCGTGGGCGGCCGCCACGCGCGTGCGCCGTCGTGGCCAGGGCGACGGAACCGATCCGTTCGAGTCTCCTGGCCGGAACTGGACCAGCCGTCCATGTCGTCACGATGAAGTGGTGTGGGTCTTTGCGGGCAGCGCTCGTCCGGCCCCGGGTTGCGCCCGGCAACCGTCGTTTCTTCGCATCGAACTGCCCGGGCAACGGCATCCCGATCACCGACGTCGCCGAATTGATGGGTCACAAAAGCCGTGAGAACCGGAACCGCCCGTCGGTGGTTCCGGTTCTGTGAGAGGCGCAGCGTGGCCGACCGCCCGGTCACGGTCCGTGCTGTGACGCCGGCCGCCCCCCCCCCGTGCGGGCATCGACGCGCTCGACTCACCGCCCCAGGGGTGGCCGTTGTGGTACTGAGCCGTTTCCGCGAAGCGCATCGGCCGCCGGCTTGTCGCGGATCGCCTGACCGCATGGTTTTCAAGGTCCTGCGGACGCACCAACCGCATCACCGGTTACGGGACAACCTCTCGTTCATCTCCGCACAGAGCTCGCCGACGTGGGCCGATGCGTCCGATCGGGCGTCCTCAGAAGGAGCCTCAGGCCCCCCACTCCGCATAGTCTCCGATGATCCTGTCGCCGAGGTTGCACCATGCGACGCTCTCCGCGCTCGCCCATACCCAGGGACCGTAGTGCGTGTACTGGTAGCCGCCCAGGGTCTCGCACTTGATCACTTCACGGTACCGTCCCGAGTCGCACCAGGTCTTGTTCCCCTGATGGCCCGCGCTGCCGGTCACCCGTTGGCCCCAACATGAGGCCAGCGCGGAGTCGCTGGACGCGGGGAGGGCGGTCACCGACGAGCCGCTGTCCGCCACCGCGCTCGGCGCGACCGTCATCGCTCCCCCCAGGACGAGCGCCGTAGAGGCCAACGCCTTTGCGATACGACCTTTGATCATGCAGATCTCCCAGGTGTCGACGAGATGTGTATGCGTCGCCGGGTCGCTCCGCCCGGCGCTTGATCGCTCGTCGACGACCGTACGCGCAACCCGCGACCCGCGAGCACCCATATGCGCACCGTGACTCTCCAATTCGTGCACGGTGCACAATTGGGACTGAACAGCACATGCGCACAGGGGGCTGGGGGTACATCGGCATGACCGACCGCAAGGATTCCCGATTAAGGGGAACCGAGTCGTTCGAGGCAGTCGCCTCGGCCTTGTTCGCCCCGTTGCGGGTGACTGATCCCGGTCCGCAGGGGTTCGAAGCCGTGGTGGACCACGCGGTCATCGGACCCGTGGTCGTCGCCCGTATCCAGGCCACCGCCGCGACGGTGACGCGGGACAACCGCAGCATCACCTCCGGCGACGTGGAGTGGATGCATTTCACTCTGCACCACCACGGCCCGGTCACGGCGATCCAGGACGACCGGACCACGGCGGTGAGGCCCGGTGAACTGTTCGCCTGTGACAACACCCGGCCCTACCGGCTCATCGGTGCCGACCCCAGTGACATGACCGTGCTCTGCGTTCCCCGGGCAAGTCTGGGCAGGCACGCGGACTCCATCAGCCGGCGCACGGCGCTCCCCATGTCCACTCAGGACGGGATCGGCAGACTGCTCGGCCACGCCCTGTCCGCAGCCGACGAGGACCTTCCCGTTCAGCGTGTGTCACGTACGTATCTGGCCGACGCGCTCACCGCACTCCTCCTCGCCGCCTTCGCCGACACCACCCCCGAGCGGGCGTCCGTCGCCAGCGACCTTGCCGACCGCATCCGCGCCTACGCGCTGGCCCAGCTCGGCGACCCCTGCCTCAGTGCAGAACGAGTCGCGCACCAGCACCACATCTCCGTCAGGTACCTCCATGCGCTCTTCAAGGGCGGTGACCTGACCTTCGCCTCCTGGGTCCGCCATGAACGCCTGCTACGGATCCGCCGAGACCTTCTCGACCCCGCCTCCGCGGACATCCCCACGGCCAGGATCGCAGCACGATGGGGAGTACACGACACCAAACACCTCGGCAGGTCCCTGAAACGCGAGTTCGGCGAATCCGTCAGCGACCTACGCCGCAAGCAAATGGACTGAGCGGCAGTACGCGCCCGCCGCTCCACTGCGACGAAGGCGGCAAGCAGGGGGGGGACTCCGAAAAGCCCTGGCTCCCGCGCACCCACAGCGCGGCGCAGACCAGGACCAGAACTCCTACGGGCGCGTTGATGAGCAGCATCCGCCCCGACGTGCAACTGCTCAGGAGCCCGGCCGATTTCAGCCGTCTGTGCGCCGCGTGTATCTGCCTCAGCCTAGGCGTACGCGAGGGTCGATGCCCCTGTCTGTCCTCATCTGATGTTGATTGGCTGCCTGAGAAGTCATCTCATTTGGCGAGTCTGCGGTAGCAGATGAGGGTGCAGGCGATGGCGGTGAAGGCGAGGAAGTGCTCGGCCTCGCGCTCGTGGCGACGATGGAGGCGACGGCATCCGGCGAGCCAGGACATCGTGCGTTCGATGGTCCAGCGGTGGCGGCCGAGCCGCTGCGAGGTCTCGATCCCTTTACGGGCTATGCGGTGCCGGATGCCTCGCCGGGATCGGAGGTATGCCCTTCACGAGCGGGATCAGGGCCTGGCTGTCGTGGACGTTGGCACCGGAGATTCCGACAGACAGGGGCAGACCGGTCCGCTCGGTGAGCAGGTGGATCTTCGAGCCGTACTTGTCCCGGTCGGCAGGATTCGGACCTGTCAGGTCCCCCTTTTCAGGGCTCGCATGTTCACCGATTCGATCGCGCAGCGGGACCAGTCCAGGTCACCACGGGAGCCGAGCTCGTCGAGGACCAGGCGATGCAGCTTGGCCCACACACGGGCCTTCGACCACTCGGTGAACCGCCGGTGAGCCGTGGCACCGGACGGTCCGAACGACGCTGCGGGAAGCTGCTGCCACGTGCAGCCCGACGTCGCCACAAATACGATCGCCGCCAGTACCTCGCGGTCGCCGTGCCGGCGTCGGCCGCCGCCTTGAGGCCGCGATGGCGCCTCCGGCACGACCCGCCGGAACAGTTCCCACAACTCGTCCGGCACCAATCGCTCGACAATCTCCACCACAGCCGACAGCCTACTCAGCCAAATGAGTTGAATTCTAAGGGAGGGACGTCTCTCGGCCCACCTTGAAGCCCGCACCCGACGCCGTAGAACCAGGTGTTAGCCGGGGCTGACAGATGTCGCTTGCTCTGTGATATCGACTCGCATCGGGTTGATCTGTTCCCGCCGCCCCTAGATACTTCCGCAAAGAACGCAACAGTGGATGCGTCCAGTCAGTCTGTGAAATGGTCGTCCGCTGTCTGGGGATTTTCGCCCAACGCCGGGGTCGGTTGGGGGAGGAGGGGCCAAGTGACAGGGGCCGAGTTTCTGGCAGGACAGACGCACTGGCATTGCCACGCGGGGGAGTTGAGCGTGAGGCGCTGGCAGAAGGCACCCTTCGTTGGCCTCTTGTTGGGGATGCGTTCATTTTCGGTCTTGTGCCCTCTCCGGCCTTTTCAGGTCAACCTGAGCTGACTAATTCGTCACTGCGAGCTGTCGACCAGGGCGAGTGTCGTGAGGGCTACCTCGAACCTCCGGCGCGTTTCGGTCTCCGTCATCAGGTCCCCTTGATCGACAGGCTGAATTGATCAAGCATCACTGGGCCCACTCTTCACTTCGACCCCTCAGGTGATTCATCATGCGCACACGCGCGCGAAGATCTGTCATAACCATCCTGGCCATGGTCTTACTGGCCGTAGCGGGTGTGGTCCCCTCCTGGGCGGCGCCCGAGCAAGACCCGCCCTCCGTGCCGACCGCTGCGGTGATTGAGTCCAAGCCCCGTACCGCCGCAGACCTGCCCAAGCCGCCCAAGGCCATGACGCTGGGCGAGCGACGCAAGCAGGTCACCAGGCACCGACTGGACCGGTCCCCGGTCA comes from the Streptomyces seoulensis genome and includes:
- a CDS encoding Scr1 family TA system antitoxin-like transcriptional regulator, which translates into the protein MCLGRFTSDPYLDEPSDVQHYSVLHDRLQAQALSPAGSRVLIAGVTRMYIDAASHH
- a CDS encoding serine/threonine-protein kinase, with product MLIAGRYRLRDVIGRGAMGEVWRAVDEILGRTVAVKLMLTQHADPTAVSRFRLEAQTAGRLNHPYVVGVRDFGEYDDRLFLVMDLVEGDSLAGALNAQGTFPAERVARVAAEAADGLAAAHRQGIVHRDIKPANLLLDADGTLKIGDFGIARFLDDPGNALTATGQIVGTSLYLAPERALGRPAGAASDVYSLGCVLYQLLTGRPPFQGDSALAVLHQHLDAVPVPPRQLCADLSPAFENYLLGLLAKEPQDRPTAEEAAAWFAHGHWRGAPAPLPREHARRDERPAPSAALGGPTTSPRTAPVGSALPPSTDTEWTTSVHRAVPRRTRASRPRRTGLVAALGTVALFAVALLIGMSWFSPDTGAAKKSQADPSTPASSSPSVPASSASSAQPAVQEPRKPDDHTKPSPDEQGKPDKPDKHAGKGKGKGKH
- a CDS encoding SRPBCC family protein, coding for MARVTLCASGAASADTAWERYASVDQWASWSPHIKTVHCVARRLRPGMSGTVESVAGIRAAFVVDAVDGDRRTWTWRVRLGRVQLRLHHEVQPQGPGTTTSLTMHGPRLVLFTYAPLARLALHRLVQP
- a CDS encoding DUF4287 domain-containing protein; this translates as MTSPLKGPASYFPSIEKKHGLGHGHANALVAHTLAERGAN
- the ppk2 gene encoding polyphosphate kinase 2, which translates into the protein MAGKKAANLRRATYEKELLRLQTELAKMQEWVRAEGARLVVVFEGRDAAGKGGAVKRVSERLNPRVTRIAALPTPTERERTQWYFQRYVEHLPAAGEIVLFDRSWYNRAGVEHVMGFCTKEEYQLFMRQCPIFERMLAEDGILLRKYWFSVSDTEQQERFRRRLEDPLRRWKLSPMDLESITHWEAYSRAKDAMMVHTDTAEAPWYVVESDDKHRARLNMIAHLLDSVPYHEVPPPVLELPPRPPSTGYERPPRDLQNYVPDHTASL
- a CDS encoding helix-turn-helix domain-containing protein; amino-acid sequence: MTDRKDSRLRGTESFEAVASALFAPLRVTDPGPQGFEAVVDHAVIGPVVVARIQATAATVTRDNRSITSGDVEWMHFTLHHHGPVTAIQDDRTTAVRPGELFACDNTRPYRLIGADPSDMTVLCVPRASLGRHADSISRRTALPMSTQDGIGRLLGHALSAADEDLPVQRVSRTYLADALTALLLAAFADTTPERASVASDLADRIRAYALAQLGDPCLSAERVAHQHHISVRYLHALFKGGDLTFASWVRHERLLRIRRDLLDPASADIPTARIAARWGVHDTKHLGRSLKREFGESVSDLRRKQMD